The Comamonas piscis region GCGTGGGGCGGCGCAGTTGCACCTCGGGCGCATGCACGCGCAGCACCTCGCCGCGCACGCCGCGCAACTGGCTCCACTGCGGCTTGGCGCCCAAACCGCGTGTGTCAATCAGCAAATCGGGCTGATCGCTCTGGCCCGGCGCAAAGTCATCCAGCTCGCGGGGCTGCTGCCAGTGCAGGCGCACGCCTCGGGCCTGTAATGCGGGCACCAGCGCGGCCAGCAGCTGGCGGTTGTCCAGCTGGCCTTCGCCGGGCAGGTAGTAGGCGGTTTGAAAATGCCCAGCCAGTGCCGGTTCCATCTCTGCGATCTGGCCGCCGCCCAGGGTTTGCAAAGGGGGCAGCTCGGGGATGGCGGCCTGGGTGCGTTGCAAGATGCCATGAAAGCGCTGTGCCTCGGCGGCATCCTGGCGGTGCCACACCACCATGGTGCCTGCCTGCTGCAAAAATACGGGCGCGCCCAGCTTGGCAATCAGTTGCGGCCAGCGCTGCAAGCCATACTGGCCCATGCGCACCACACCATGCTCGGTCACCGCCGATTCGGCCAGTGGCGCAAGCATGGCCGCAGCCACACGCGCGGCCGCATGCTCGGCCTCCGGGCCGCCGCGGTCATACAGGTCAATGGCATAGCCCCGCTCCGACAGCTCCAGCGCCATCAGCCGGCCCAACAGACCACCGCCGAGGATGGCGATGCGGGCATTTGGGGAAAGAAAGGGGTGAGAGGACATGTTTTGTGCTTGGCATTAGACAAAACAGTGCATGCAGCTGCCGAAAACTCCCCACGCCAGCATGACCTGGATCGGGTTGCGGAGCGCAGCCATGGCGGTGCGCCCCAGGGTGTAATCTCAGTCGCGCTGCAGCCAAACTGCTGCAGGGACACCCCTGTTTCGTCTCAGGCTGCATTAAAGCACAGCACTGCGCCGGGGACCCGGTGCTGTGTCAAGCCGTGGTCACAATCGTGGATAATTTTGCCCAGGCCGGGCCAGTGTTGCCCGGCATTCTTTTTGGACTGCTGCCATGGCTTCTTTGAATCAACCCACCCCCGTCACTTTGCCCCGCTATGCGCGGGTGCTGTCGATCGCCGGCTCGGACAGCGGTGGGGGTGCAGGTATACAGGCCGATCTGAAGACCATGTCAGCCTTGGGCTGCTACGGCATGACCGCTATTACCGCCCTGACCGCGCAAAACACGCAGGGCGTGCGGTCCATCCATGGGGTGCCTCCCGTCTTCCTGCAGGAGCAGCTGGATGCCGTGCTGCAGGACATTGGCTGCGATGCCGTGAAGATTGGCATGCTGCATGCGCCCGAGATTGTGGCCGTGGTAGCTGCTGCGATTGACCGCTATTCCTTGCCCCATGTAGTGCTGGACCCGGTGATGGTGGCCACCAGTGGCGATCGCCTGATTGCCGAGGCGACGGTGGGTGAGCTGGTACGCGTGCTGTTTCCGCGTGCTGCGCTCATCACCCCGAATCTGGATGAGGCCGGATTGCTGCTGGGCCGTAGCCTTGTGCATGCCGACCAGCTGGAGCAGGCCGCGCAGGATTTGCTGGCCATGGGTGCCAAGGCCGTGCTGATCAAGGGCGGCCATTTGCCGGGCGACGAAGTGGTGGACCTGCTCGCTACCGCCGACGGTGAGCGCCTGCGCCTGTCTTCCACCCGCATCCACACCCATAACGGCCATGGCACGGGTTGCACCTTGTCATCGGCCATTGCCTGCCAGTTGGCGCTCGGGCATCCGCTGGCTACTGCCGTGAGCTTGGCGCGCCAGTACATCCTGGGTGCCATTGAATCGGGTGCGGATGTACATACTGGCCAGGGCCATGGTCCGTTGAACCATGGCTGGGATCCGCAAAAGCAGGTGGTGCTGCGCTAAGCGCTTGCTCCAGGTCGTCCTGTAAGCAGCGGTGAAGTTAGCAGTTCAGTCGTTTTTTCGTCGAAATTTACGTCTAAATGACTAAATTATTAAGTAATTAAAGCTAATTGACTTATTAATTGACGATATTACGACGAAATGTGTAGTTTACTCATCAGGACTCGGTGTTGCTGTAAAATTGAGTTACTTTCTATGTTTACGATTTAAGTCATTGATATATATCAATAAAATCCTGAAAATGTAGCCGAAATTAAGCTTTTAATACATTTATCACCGTTGTTTTTCATGGGTTAAATTTCTCTAAGTAAACAGATTGTAAACATTTAAAATTGTGAGGCCTGCTGTCAACCGCCTCAGTGGCCGTGGCGTTGAACACTCATCTTTAGGAGATTGTTCAAATGACCACCGCAAATGTTTTCAGCATCTGGCCAGAAGACGAACGTGACCGCAAGCGCTAAGCACTGGCGCCAGTAACCCATTTTTCTTGCTTGCCGGCACGCTGAAGCCGGCAACCCCCAAAGTAAACGGCTCCCTGATGGAGCCGTTACTTGCGAATGGGGCATGAACCTGCACAGCCAGGTCCCGCCCACGGACTATCCCGATGGGTAGTCCAAGTAATCCTCCGCATGCACCTCGCTTCCGCAGCCAGCGTCTGGCTCTAGGAATGCGGGGTGTTTGTTTTTCTGCGTTAGATTTTGTGCGAGCTCCTGCCCAGAATGCGAGGCGCAAACGGATAGTGCCTGGTTGCAGACGCTATGGAGGAATTTAGGCTATGGGGCTGGGCGTAATGACGGTGCTCAGGCGTTTGCTATGCAGCCATGTGAAGCACAGGGGCGACGCTCTGGCTCTGTGCGGCCCGCGACACCGACAGGCGCAGCAGGCGCTCCAGCGCGCGGTCTTCAATGCCACGGCTTTTCAGCGCGGTGTAGGTGGATTCGGCATAGTCAAGGGTCGTGCCATAAATGCCGCACGATTGCGCAAAGATGCGGCGGTAGTCTTCTTCGCTCAAGGTGCCCGTGCAGCGGGGGCTGGATTTGGACAGGGTAAAGGCCAGCGCTTTGACGGTGCCATCCTCAGTCTGGCAATCGATCCACTTGGGATCATAGGAATCAGTGGCCATCTCGCGCTGCCACAGGCGGGGCATCATCTCTGCCACATGCTGGCGGGCGACACGAAATGCCATGCCCCGGCAACTGCCGCCCGAGAACATGCCAAACACCAGGCCCGGGCATTCAGGCGTGCCACGGTTGATATGGCTCCACATCTTGAGCGCGCGGTGCCAGCCAAACACCCTCGCATGGCGGCATTCCTGAAATTCAAACTCAGGGCGCCAGATCAAGGACCCGTAGGCAAAAACCCAGAGGTCCTCCGTTCCTCCCCACTCCTGCATGGTTTGCGCGAACATTTGTTGCGGGCAACGGCTGCGGGATGGAGCGACCAAATTCGTCATAGTGGTATCGACCAATAAAACTAAGAGATAAGCAATTGTTATAGCGCTGAGCTTCTGCCAATGCTAGCGTTGCAGCGCTTCTGGCGCGTTTTTTGCGCTGAAAGCAACAGTCTGGCACTGTGGGAGGTAGCCTACATAACGCAACAGCGGGCCAGTGCGATGACAGGAAATGTGTGCTCGGTGGAGGCTTGTGTGCCGTGGCTGCCGTTGGCGACATGTCGCTTGGCCTGCTGATGGCTGGCGATGTGCTCCTGCGGCGCATTGCTTGACTAAGACGCAGGATTATTCAATGCTATGATGTTCATAGCTGATGCAGTGCTCGGCTGTGCTCGGAAATCGGTTTCCCCCGGTTTTTCGCTGCCAGCGGACCTAGCATACAGGCGGCATGCGTGGGGCAGGGCCGTCTGGTTGGCGTTCGATAAATGGTCTTCCTATGAATATTGTGATCTTGGACGATTATCAGGATGCGGTGCGCAAGCTACCGTGCGCATCGGTACTCGACGCCTATTCAGCCAAGGTCTACACCAACACGGTCAAAGGCCTCGGCCAGTTGTCGGTACGCCTCAAGGATGCGGACATCATCGTACTGATCCGCGAGCGCACCCACATCAGCCGTCTGCTGCTCGACAAGCTCCCCCGCCTCAAACTCATTGCCCAGACCGGGCGCATCGGTTCCCATGTAGATTTGACAGCCTGCACCGAGCGCGGCGTAGCGGTGGCCGAGGGCGTTGGGTCACCGGTAGCACCTGCGGAGCTGACCTGGGCGCTGATCATGGCCGCAGCTCGCCGCCTGCCGCAGTACATTGCCAACCTCAAGCATGGCGCCTGGCAGCAGTCGGGCTTCAAGGCCGCCAATATGCCGCCCAATTTTGGCCTGGGTACGGTGCTGCGCGGCCGCACGCTGGGAATCTGGGGCTACGGCCGCATTGGCCAACTGATAGCTGGCTATGGCAAGGCCTTTGGCATGGAGGTGCTGGTCTGGGGCAGCGACACTTCCCGCGCTAAAGCGTTGTCGGACGGCCACAAGGTCGCGTCCAGCAAGCAGTACTTTTTTGCCAACAGCGATGTACTGTCCTTGCATTTGCGCCTGAGTGAGCAGACCAAGGGCTGCGTCAGCTTTGAAGACCTGTCGCTGATGAAACCCTCTGCCACCTTTGTCAACACCTCCCGGGCCGAGCTGCTGCAGGCCGATGCGCTGATTGCGGCCCTGAACCGGGGTCGCCCGGGTATTGCCGCCATTGATGTGTTCGAGAGCGAACCCATCTTGCAAGGCCATGCCTTGCTGCGGCTGGAGAATTGCATTTGCACCCCCCATATCGGCTATGTTGAACAAGATAGCTATGAACGCTATTTTGGTGTGGCGTTCGAGAATGTGACAAATTTCATCAAGGGCAGACCGTCGAACATCGTCAACCCCGGAGCCCTGCAGGTCCGCCGCTAAAGCGTTGGCAGAAGGCAGGATTCAGCAGCGCCACTTTCTATCGCCCCCCCCGTGGGTCCAAGTACAAAAAAGGGCCCGTCACGGGCACTTGGTGTTGCCGCAGCGCGGCCGTCACTCCAGCTGCAGCTTCTTCTTCGCAATCAGGGCGTTGTACATCTTGCGATCGCTGTTGATGCGCTGCTGCAGCGCAGCGGGAGATGCATCGTCCAAGGTCCAGGCCTGGCGCAGCAGTTGCTCGCGGATATCGGAGGTGTTCAAGATTTTCAGCAGGGCATCGCTCAGCTTGCTTCGCACCGCTGCAGACATGCCTGCCGGCGCCATCAGCGCATTCCAGACCTCGATGTTGACATCCTGCGCGCCAATCTCACGCATCGATGGCGTCTGCGGCATCAGCTGCGTGCGCTGGGCCGAGGTAACAGCCAAGGCTGCCAGCTTGCCACTTTGCACCAAAGGCAGGACCGATGAGATGGGCAGCAGCGCGCAATCGAGCTGGCCGCCCAGCAGCGCGGACACAACGCCTGGCGCGCCGGTGAAGGGGATGTGTACGGCGTCAAAATGCAGCGCGTCCTTCAGCAACTCCATGCCCAGATGACCGCCGGAGCCCAGGCCGGTAGAGCCATAGCTGGCGGCATTGCCTTTTTGGCGCAAGCTGGCCAGTGCCTTGTCGGTTTGCGCGCCTGCGCTGGCCGGTACCACCCATGCCAGGGGCGATACCCCCACCAGGGCCAGCGGTGCAAAGTCCTTGACCGGGTCGTAGGGCAGCTTGGCATACAGCGCTTGCGACGAGGTCAGCGGGCCATTGCCCACAATGCCAAAGCTGTGGTCATCGGTGGCGCGGGCCACCAGATCAGCGCCAATATTGCCGCTGGCACCAGGGCGGTTGTCGACCACCACCGGCTGGCCCAGGATCTGCGCCAGCGGTTGGGCAATCATGCGCGCTTGCATGTCGGGCGACGAGCCCGCCGGGTAGCCGACGATAAAGCGCAGCGGTTTGCTGGGCCAGTGTGCTTCTGCAGCATGGGCGCTGCTCCAACTGGCGGGCAGAATGGCTGCAGCGGTAAAACCAGTCAGGGCATACAGCAGGTGGCGACGGTCGATGGTCATGGAAAAACAGGGCAGGGTGGTAATTGGCGGCCATCCTAACCCAGACCGCAGTCCCTAGGCGGCTGGCCCTGTCTGCCACGCTGCTGTCGGGGAGCGCTAATCCAGCGCCGCTTACCCTTGCGCACAAGGCTGCGGCGTGGCCTGGCGCATAGCCAGTATGATTTATGCTTCGTCACCGGCCAGCGCACAGTTTGCTTGCGTGGGCAAAATTTCTGATCCATGAGCCGATTACGCACCCGCAGTTCCGATCCCACCCGTTCTACGCCGCCTGTCACCGGCGTTCAGCCGCCTGCAGCGCGCGCTGGGCGCCTGGCGCCCATGCCCGCCAGCATGGGGCCCGAAGCCAGCCGGCGCACCACCTGGACGCTGGTCGCCATCTGGATCGGTGTGATGTTTGCCATCTACCTGGTGACCGAGGTCTACCGCAAGCCGGCCGAAGGCAAGGTCATGGCCCATGGCGTGTTGGAGATTCCGCGCGACCGCGACGGCCATTTCCGGGTAGGGGGATCCGTCAACGGTGTGCCGGTGCAATTCATGGTGGACACGGGCGCCAGTTTGATTAGCATCACTGATGCCGTGGCTGAGCGTGCCAATCTGGGCGAGGGCGTGCCCATCAGCTTTCAAACTGCCAATGGCGTGCGCCAGGGCAGCATGAGCCGGGCCGAGCGCATTGAGGTCGGGCCCTTGGCTGTCAATGATTTGCGGGTGGGCACCGGCTACACCGGAGAGAGTGCGCGCGATGCGTTGCTGGGCCAGAACTTTTTGCGCTATTTTGATGTGAGCATCTCGGGCAACAGCATGGTGCTCAAGGCCCGCGACGGCGAGGCCTCGCGCTAAATCCAGGGGCGCCTCAGCCCATGTCCGGCTTGCAGTCAAACGCGGTCTGCAGGCCATTGTTGCCGTCGGGCAGGCGTACGGCGGGCGGTGATTCGCTGGCCTCGTACACGCCCACACAATGCTGAGCAGCCAGCGCGCGTGCCAAGGCCAGCGCGGCCTTGGCCTGGGGCAGTTGCACGGCGACAAATACAATATTGCGGCCAATGCTGTAATCGGCCAGCAGGCTTTTGTCTTCGGGTGGGAGTTCTTCGCGGTAAGGGCCGCTTTGGGGTGGAAAGCGCTGCATCATGTCCAGGCACCAGGCCTTGAGCGACAAGGTGGCGACGGCCGGGTCCTCATAGTCATGGTGCTCCGGCCATTCGGTCTGCGCCTGGAACCAGAGACCAAATGCCGCGGCCTCCTTAGGGGCAGCAGCGGGCGCAAAAACCAGCAGATGGTAGCTCATGGCGGTGCCTCCAGGCGGTGATGCTCTGGACGCCATTTAACCAAAGTAGCGGTTCGCTGTATGTGAGATTTGTCTTACGCCCAGGCACTGGCTGGCAGGCTGCGGCGTGCGGCATGCCCAGCGCGTGGTGGGCATGCCATGGGGCAGGGCTTACTTGGTGCCGAAGATGCGGTCGCCCGCATCACCCAAGCCCGGCAGGATGTAGCCGTGGTCGTTGAGCTGGCGGTCCACGGCGGCCGTGTAGATGTCCACATCGGGGTGGGCGGCTTGCATGGTCTTGATGCCTTCAGGGGCGGCCAGCAGGCACATGAACTTGATGGACTTGGGCTGGCATTTGTCCTTGAGCTGCTGCACAGCGGCAGCGGCCGAGTTGCCGGTGGCCAGCATCGGGTCCACAACGATCACATCGCGTTCACCCATGTTGTCGGGCATCTTGAAGTAGTACTCAACCGGTTGCAGCGTTTCCGGATCACGGTACAGGCCGATGTGGCCGATGCGGGCGCCGGGCACCACATTCAGCATGCCGTCGAGAAAGCCATTGCCTGCGCGCAGGATGGAGACCAGCGCCAGTTTCTTGCCATCGATGACCTTGCCGACCATCTTTTCCATCGGGGTTTCGATCTCGAGATCTTGCAGCGGAAAATCGCGCGTGATCTCGTAGGCCATCAGGGTGGACAGCTCGCCGAGCATGCGGCGGAAGCTGTTGGTGGATGCTTCCTTGCGGCGCATCAGGGTGAGTTTGTGCTGGACCAGCGGGTGGTCGATAAGGTGAACGGTGCTCATGGTAGTTGCCAATGTCATTTTTGGCCGCAATGGTAGCAGCGCAGCCCTGAGGACGTGCGCTGCCGGTGAATATATTTACCGAATGGTAGGCTTTTGTTTTGGCCTGGTCTTCTCAAACGGCGTCCAGCAACTGCGCATAGCGGCCCAGGTCCACATTGCCGCCGCTGATCAGCACGCCCACGCGAGCGCCCTGCAAGTCCACACCGCCAAAGCGCGCGCCGGCCAGACTGAGCGCGCCGGTGGGTTCGACCACCATCTTCATGCGCTCGGCATAAAAGCGCATGCAGTCCGCCAGCTGCGGGTCGCTGGCGGTGACGATGTCGGTCACATCGCGGCGGATGATGGCGTAGGTAATGTCGCCCAGCGCCTGCGTTTGCGCGCCATCGGCAATGGTTTTCGGCGTGGCGATCTTGACGATCTCGCCCTTGCGCAAGGATTGCTGAGCGTCATTGCCCGCTTCGGGCTCCACGCCATACACCTTGCAGCCGGGCGCCATGGCCTTGGCTGCCAGCAAGCAGCCCGACAGCAGGCCGCCGCCGCCCAGACAGACAAACAGGTAGTCGAGCTGGGGCACGTCCTGCAGCAGCTCCATGGCACTGGTGCCCTGGCCGGCAATCACATCGGCATGGTTGTAGGGCGGAATCAAGGTCATGCCCCGTTCCTGGGCAATGCGCTGGCTGATGGCCTCGCGGTCTTCGGTGAAGCGGTCGTAGGTGATGACCTCGGCGCCATAGCCGCGCGTCGCATCGAGCTTGGCGGCCGGGGCGTCCTCGGGCATCACGATGGCGGCCGGCATGCCCAGGATGCGGGCCGACAGCGCAATCGCCTGCGCATGGTTGCCAGAGGAGAAGGCCAGTGCGCCGCGCTGCGCCTGCGCTGGCGAGAACCGGGCCAGCGCGTTGTAGCCCCCCCGGAACTTGAACGCGCCCATGCGCTGGTAGTTCTCGCATTTGAAGAAGAACTCTGCCCCCGTCAATTTGTCGAGCGTGGACGAGCGCATCACCGGCGTGCGGTGGGCAACGCCTTGCAGTCGCTGCGCGGCCGCTTGCACATCGTCAAAAGTGGGGAGGGGGGTGGCGTGGACGGAAGCGTTCATGGTCGGTCAGATGGCAGAGGCGTCGAGGGGATTCATGGTAGTGGCATTTTGGCGATTTGGTGTCGCTCTGGTGGTCCGTCTTGCAGATGGCGCTGGGCATTGGCTTGCCCAAGACCAGCGCATGCTGGCGGACAAGCTTGTCCGCAAAGCCAATACAGCGCTGGCGGCCAGACGTTGCCAGCCTTGGTCTGTAGGCCTTTACGTATAATCGGCCGCTTGTATGGGCTTATGTAGCTAAAGGTTGGGGTATGTGGAACAAAAAATTTGCGCTGGCCATCGGTGCCGCAGCGGTCTCGGTGTTGGCAGCAGGCGCTGCACAAGCGCAAGGCCGCGATCTGGTCGTGGCCTCCAGCGCCACCTACGCCCCTTTTGCCTTTGAGAACAAAGACAAGCAGATCGTGGGTTTTGACATCGACATCGTCAATGCCATCGCCAAGCAGCAAGGCATGAAGCTGCGCATCGTCAATACGCCATTCAGCAGCATCTTTGCATCGCTCAACAATGGCGATGTGGACTTTGTGATCTCGGGCGTCACCATCAACGACAAGCGCAAGCAGAGCTTTGATTTCTCCGAGCCTTACTTTGATGCCCGCCAGCTGATCGCCGTGCCCAAGGACAGCACGGTCGCATCGCTCAAGGACCTCAAGGACAAGAAAGTGTCGGTGGTTAGCGGCTCGACCGGTGACGATGTGATGAGCCGCGAAGTGGGCAAGACCAGCGGCAATATCCGCCGCTTTGAGAGCACGCCGCTGATCATCTCCGAGCTGGCCGCCGGCGGCGTGGATGCAGCGATTGGCGACAATGGCGTGATCGCCTACCGCGTCACGCAGTACCCAACGCTCAAGACGGTAGATGACGCCAGCTTCCCCAAAGAGCATTTCGGCATCGTCGTGCGCAAGGGTGACAAGGCCCTGCAAGACAAGATTAACGCCGGCCTCGCCGCTATCCGCGCCGATGGCAGCTACAACGTGATCTACAAAAAGTGGTTCAACCAGGACTACAAGCCCCAATAAGGCAGCTGCGACTTCCGCTGCAATGACGGCCCTGTGGCCGTCTTTTTGTTTGAAAGAATTGAGTGATGGACAACAACACCCCTGTGGAGTGGTTCGGCTGGTTCCGGCCCGACATCCTGGTGGAATACAAACAAATGTTCTGGCAGGGTGCGATGATCACCGTCGGCATGACGGTGGCCTGCATCATCATGGGCTGCGCCTTGGGCCTGATGCTGGCTTTGGCGCGCCTGGCCGATACGCGCCACCAGCCCTGGAAGGCCGTGTGCAAATACCTGCTGCGCTGGCCCTCGACCGCCTATGTCAGCTTTTTCCGGGGCACGCCGCTGTTTGTGCAGATCTTGCTGATGCACTTTGCGGTGATGCCCTTGTTTGTGCACCCGGTCAACGGGTTGTTCATCAGCGGTGACCTGGCGCGTACGCTCAAGCAGGACCATGGCGCGCTGATGTCCGGCGTGGTGGCCCTCACGCTCAACTCGGCCGCCTACATCTCCGAAGTGTTCCGCGCCGGCATCCAGTCCATCGCCATTGGCCAGAAGCAGGCGGGCATGTCGCTGGGCATGACGCATGGTCAGATGATGCGCTATGTGGTGATTCCGCAGGCCTTCCGCCGCATGCTGCCCCCCCTGGGCAACAACATGATCTCGCTGCTGAAGGACACCTCGCTGGTGTCCGCCATTGGCTTGGCTGAGATGGCCTATGCAGCGCGCACCGTGGCCGGCGCTTATGGCCGCTACTGGGAGCCGTATTTGGCAGTGGCACTGGCCTATTGGCTGATGACCTTTATGCTGACCTTGGGACTGCGAGCGCTGGAGAACCATTTGGCACGCGCCGACCGCAGCTGAGCTCGCAAGATCGAGGTCGCACCGTCCACGAAAAAGCCGGCATTTGAACTGCCGGCTTTTCCTTTGTCTGGTGCAGCTAGCGAGCCGCTTACTTCTTGCCGCCCATGATGCTGCCCAAGACGCCGCGCAGAATCTGGTTGCCCAGCTTGGTGCCAAAGGAGCGGGCAGTGGACTTGGCCATCGATTGCACAATGCCGTCCTTCTTGCCACCCCGAGGGCCAGTGGTGCCAAACAACATGTCGTTGAGGCTGCCCATCAGGCCGCCGTCTTCAGGCGCTGCGGCGCCCCCGGCGGCACCTGCAGCGCCTGCAGTGGTTTTGCCGCCTGCAGCGGTGGTGGCCTGGCCGGCGCGGGCTTTCAAAATCTCGTAGGCCGATTCGCGGTCCACAGCCGTGTCATAGACGCCAGCCACCAGCGAACCCTTGAGCAAGGCCTGGCGCTGCTCCGTGGTAATGGGGCCGATCTGGCTACCGGGGGGCAGCACATAGACGCGCTCAGTCACGCTGGGGCGGCCTTTTTCGTCCAGAAAGCTCACAAGAGCCTCGCCCACGGCCAGCTCGGTGATGGCGGTCTCGATGTTCAGGCCGGGGTTGGCTCGCATCGTAGTGGCCGTGGCCTTGACGGCCTTTTGGTCACGCGGCGTGAAGGCGCGCAGCGCATGCTGCACGCGGTTGCCCAGCTGGGCGAGCACGCTGTCGGGAATGTCCAGTGGGTTCTGTGTGACGAAATACACGCCCACGCCCTTGGAGCGCACGAGGCGCACCACCAGCTCAATGCGCTCTTGCAGCACCTTTGGGGCGTCATTGAACAGCAGGTGCGCCTCGTCAAAGAAGAACACCAGCTTGGGCTTGTCCGGGTCACCAATCTCGGGGAGCTTCTCGTACAAATCGGACAGCATCCACAGCAGGAAGGTGGAGTAGAGGCGCGGCGCGTTCATCAGCTTGTCGGCGGCCAGAATATTGACTACCCCTTGCGTACCAACGGTCTGCATCATGTCATCGATGTTGAGCATGGGCTCGCCAAAGAAATTGCTGCCGCCTTGCTGCTCGATCTGCAGCAGGCCGCGCTGAATGGCGCCCACGCTGGCCGAGCT contains the following coding sequences:
- a CDS encoding FAD-dependent oxidoreductase — protein: MSSHPFLSPNARIAILGGGLLGRLMALELSERGYAIDLYDRGGPEAEHAAARVAAAMLAPLAESAVTEHGVVRMGQYGLQRWPQLIAKLGAPVFLQQAGTMVVWHRQDAAEAQRFHGILQRTQAAIPELPPLQTLGGGQIAEMEPALAGHFQTAYYLPGEGQLDNRQLLAALVPALQARGVRLHWQQPRELDDFAPGQSDQPDLLIDTRGLGAKPQWSQLRGVRGEVLRVHAPEVQLRRPTRLMHPRYPIYIAPKQDNHFVIGATEIESDDMSPASVRSAMELLSAAYTVHSGFAEARILEINTQCRPTLPDNLPAIRQLRPRVLEINGLYRHGFMISPAVVDCALELLQTGESPLAARFAMDVRLLETA
- the thiD gene encoding bifunctional hydroxymethylpyrimidine kinase/phosphomethylpyrimidine kinase; translated protein: MASLNQPTPVTLPRYARVLSIAGSDSGGGAGIQADLKTMSALGCYGMTAITALTAQNTQGVRSIHGVPPVFLQEQLDAVLQDIGCDAVKIGMLHAPEIVAVVAAAIDRYSLPHVVLDPVMVATSGDRLIAEATVGELVRVLFPRAALITPNLDEAGLLLGRSLVHADQLEQAAQDLLAMGAKAVLIKGGHLPGDEVVDLLATADGERLRLSSTRIHTHNGHGTGCTLSSAIACQLALGHPLATAVSLARQYILGAIESGADVHTGQGHGPLNHGWDPQKQVVLR
- a CDS encoding gamma-glutamylcyclotransferase, with amino-acid sequence MTNLVAPSRSRCPQQMFAQTMQEWGGTEDLWVFAYGSLIWRPEFEFQECRHARVFGWHRALKMWSHINRGTPECPGLVFGMFSGGSCRGMAFRVARQHVAEMMPRLWQREMATDSYDPKWIDCQTEDGTVKALAFTLSKSSPRCTGTLSEEDYRRIFAQSCGIYGTTLDYAESTYTALKSRGIEDRALERLLRLSVSRAAQSQSVAPVLHMAA
- a CDS encoding D-2-hydroxyacid dehydrogenase family protein — protein: MNIVILDDYQDAVRKLPCASVLDAYSAKVYTNTVKGLGQLSVRLKDADIIVLIRERTHISRLLLDKLPRLKLIAQTGRIGSHVDLTACTERGVAVAEGVGSPVAPAELTWALIMAAARRLPQYIANLKHGAWQQSGFKAANMPPNFGLGTVLRGRTLGIWGYGRIGQLIAGYGKAFGMEVLVWGSDTSRAKALSDGHKVASSKQYFFANSDVLSLHLRLSEQTKGCVSFEDLSLMKPSATFVNTSRAELLQADALIAALNRGRPGIAAIDVFESEPILQGHALLRLENCICTPHIGYVEQDSYERYFGVAFENVTNFIKGRPSNIVNPGALQVRR
- a CDS encoding Bug family tripartite tricarboxylate transporter substrate binding protein — protein: MTIDRRHLLYALTGFTAAAILPASWSSAHAAEAHWPSKPLRFIVGYPAGSSPDMQARMIAQPLAQILGQPVVVDNRPGASGNIGADLVARATDDHSFGIVGNGPLTSSQALYAKLPYDPVKDFAPLALVGVSPLAWVVPASAGAQTDKALASLRQKGNAASYGSTGLGSGGHLGMELLKDALHFDAVHIPFTGAPGVVSALLGGQLDCALLPISSVLPLVQSGKLAALAVTSAQRTQLMPQTPSMREIGAQDVNIEVWNALMAPAGMSAAVRSKLSDALLKILNTSDIREQLLRQAWTLDDASPAALQQRINSDRKMYNALIAKKKLQLE
- a CDS encoding retropepsin-like aspartic protease family protein, which translates into the protein MSRLRTRSSDPTRSTPPVTGVQPPAARAGRLAPMPASMGPEASRRTTWTLVAIWIGVMFAIYLVTEVYRKPAEGKVMAHGVLEIPRDRDGHFRVGGSVNGVPVQFMVDTGASLISITDAVAERANLGEGVPISFQTANGVRQGSMSRAERIEVGPLAVNDLRVGTGYTGESARDALLGQNFLRYFDVSISGNSMVLKARDGEASR
- the upp gene encoding uracil phosphoribosyltransferase yields the protein MSTVHLIDHPLVQHKLTLMRRKEASTNSFRRMLGELSTLMAYEITRDFPLQDLEIETPMEKMVGKVIDGKKLALVSILRAGNGFLDGMLNVVPGARIGHIGLYRDPETLQPVEYYFKMPDNMGERDVIVVDPMLATGNSAAAAVQQLKDKCQPKSIKFMCLLAAPEGIKTMQAAHPDVDIYTAAVDRQLNDHGYILPGLGDAGDRIFGTK
- a CDS encoding threo-3-hydroxy-L-aspartate ammonia-lyase, whose amino-acid sequence is MNASVHATPLPTFDDVQAAAQRLQGVAHRTPVMRSSTLDKLTGAEFFFKCENYQRMGAFKFRGGYNALARFSPAQAQRGALAFSSGNHAQAIALSARILGMPAAIVMPEDAPAAKLDATRGYGAEVITYDRFTEDREAISQRIAQERGMTLIPPYNHADVIAGQGTSAMELLQDVPQLDYLFVCLGGGGLLSGCLLAAKAMAPGCKVYGVEPEAGNDAQQSLRKGEIVKIATPKTIADGAQTQALGDITYAIIRRDVTDIVTASDPQLADCMRFYAERMKMVVEPTGALSLAGARFGGVDLQGARVGVLISGGNVDLGRYAQLLDAV
- a CDS encoding basic amino acid ABC transporter substrate-binding protein codes for the protein MWNKKFALAIGAAAVSVLAAGAAQAQGRDLVVASSATYAPFAFENKDKQIVGFDIDIVNAIAKQQGMKLRIVNTPFSSIFASLNNGDVDFVISGVTINDKRKQSFDFSEPYFDARQLIAVPKDSTVASLKDLKDKKVSVVSGSTGDDVMSREVGKTSGNIRRFESTPLIISELAAGGVDAAIGDNGVIAYRVTQYPTLKTVDDASFPKEHFGIVVRKGDKALQDKINAGLAAIRADGSYNVIYKKWFNQDYKPQ
- a CDS encoding amino acid ABC transporter permease translates to MDNNTPVEWFGWFRPDILVEYKQMFWQGAMITVGMTVACIIMGCALGLMLALARLADTRHQPWKAVCKYLLRWPSTAYVSFFRGTPLFVQILLMHFAVMPLFVHPVNGLFISGDLARTLKQDHGALMSGVVALTLNSAAYISEVFRAGIQSIAIGQKQAGMSLGMTHGQMMRYVVIPQAFRRMLPPLGNNMISLLKDTSLVSAIGLAEMAYAARTVAGAYGRYWEPYLAVALAYWLMTFMLTLGLRALENHLARADRS